A single Paramormyrops kingsleyae isolate MSU_618 unplaced genomic scaffold, PKINGS_0.4 ups83, whole genome shotgun sequence DNA region contains:
- the LOC140586901 gene encoding uncharacterized protein isoform X4 — MVQIVEIKDCYSMRIRIHHSLNMENMDPEVHEFVEDKFISILVVNFERSPLTMENLQSLALSVPSFYWRLTGEELDPSLLHVATAWLQVVHHGTETGVQHGDGESPAEEDDHYGQELPSPSSRREASPAAPASTTEDANGLPEALPLAWGEDEPSSPSLSVASDTQPGSQIEPEHAEPSSSTFWILVGPNSTWQQLEIEGRNYLRKLDELSIPEGLWSITDYGDDHTVVMSVHVSVHVSSSLRTWGVRQEERPPQRPAGTSQRKRKAEPDDTSGSSSPPPHKRAMRF; from the exons atggtgcagatagttgagataaaggactgttattcgatgagaattcgaatccatcactccttaaacatggagaacatggatccagaag ttcatgagtttgtggaggacaagttcatctccattctggtcgtgaacttcgagaggagcccactgaccatggagaacttgcagtctctggccctcagtgtcccttcattttattggcggctcactggggaggagttggatcccagcctattgcacgtagcaactgcatggctgcaagtggtacatcatggtacagagactggtgtccagcatggggatggagaatcaccagctgaggaggatgaccattacggacaggagctgccatcacccagctctagaagggaggcttcccctgcagctccagcatccacgactgaggatgctaatgggcttcctgaggctctccccttggcctggggtgaagatgagccctcatctccatcattatctgtggcttctgacactcaacctggaagtcagattgagccagaacatgctgagccctccagctccaccttctggatccttgtgggccctaacagcacatggcagcagcttgagatcgaaggccgcaactacctgcggaagctggatgagctcagcatccccgagggactctggagcattacggactacggtgatgatcacaccgtggtcatgtccgtgcatgtctccgtgcatgtgagcagttctctgcgaacatggggcgtgaggcaggaggagaggcctccgcagaggcccgctggcaccagtcagaggaagcgcaaggccgagcccgacgacaccagcggctcaagttctcctccaccgcacaagagggccatgcgcttctga
- the LOC140586901 gene encoding uncharacterized protein isoform X2 — MVQIVEIKDCYSMRIRIHHSLNMENMDPEVHEFLEDKFISILVVNFERSPLTMENLQSLALSVPSFYWRLTGEELDPSLLHVAPARLQVVHHGTETGVQHGDGESPAEEDDHYGQELPSSSSIREASPAAPASTTEDANGLPEALPLAWGEDEPSSPSLSVPSDTQPGSQIEPEHAEPSSSTFWIPVGPNSTWQQLEIEGRNYLRKLDELSISDGLWSITDYGDDHTVVMSVHVSVHVSSSLRTWGVRQEERPPQRPAGTRQRKRKAEPDDTSGSSSPPPHKRPMRF, encoded by the exons atggtgcagatagttgagataaaggactgttattcgatgagaattcgaatccatcactccttaaacatggagaacatggatccagaag ttcatgagtttttggaggacaagttcatctccattctggtcgtgaacttcgagaggagcccactgaccatggagaacttgcagtctctggccctcagtgtcccttcattttattggcggctcactggggaggagctggatcccagcctattgcacgtagcacctgcacgactgcaagtggtacatcatggtacagagactggtgtccagcatggggatggagaatcaccagctgaggaggatgaccattacggacaggagctgccatcatccagctctataagggaggcttcccctgcagctccagcatccacgactgaggatgctaatgggcttcctgaggctctccccttggcctggggtgaagatgagccctcatctccatccttatctgtgccttctgacactcaacctggaagtcagattgagccagaacatgctgagccctccagctccaccttctggatccctgtgggccctaacagcacgtggcagcagcttgagatcgaaggccgcaactacctgcggaagctggatgagctcagcatctccgatggactctggagcattacggactacggtgatgatcacaccgtggtcatgtccgtgcatgtctccgtgcatgtgagcagttctctgcgaacatggggcgtgaggcaggaggagaggcctcctcagaggcccgctggcaccagacagaggaagcgcaaggccgagcccgacgacaccagcggctcaagttctcctccaccgcacaagaggcccatgcgcttctga